In Aptenodytes patagonicus chromosome 6, bAptPat1.pri.cur, whole genome shotgun sequence, one genomic interval encodes:
- the GALNT3 gene encoding polypeptide N-acetylgalactosaminyltransferase 3, translating to MALKKTPKLFKKLFFHWKLWKFSIIVFVFLVFLFLLQREVGVQDFKDEAGIEPVVGKKSHVLGLMLNAMNNIKGAKPKMQIKAPVRQTKIPGERHCLPGHYTAVELKPFLDRPLQDPNGPGASGKAFKTINLNSEEQKEKQRGEEKHCFNAFASDRISLHRDLGPDTRPPECIEQKFKRCPPLPTTSIIIVFHNEAWSTLLRTVHSVMYTSPAILLKEIILVDDASVDEYLHDKLDEYVKQFQIVKVVRQKERKGLITARLLGASVATGETLTFLDAHCECFYGWLEPLLARIAENPVAVVSPDIASIDLNTFEFSKPSSYGHSHNRGNFDWSLSFGWESIPKHENKRRKDETYPIRTPTFAGGLFSISRDYFELIGSYDEEMEIWGGENIEMSFRVWQCGGQLEIMPCSVVGHVFRSKSPHTFPKGTQVITRNQVRLAEVWMDEYKEIFYRRNTEAAKIVKQKTFGDISKRLDLRQRLQCKNFTWYLSNVYPEAYVPDLNPLFSGYLKNIGNRMCLDVGENNHGGKPLIMYSCHGLGGNQYFEYSAHHEIRHNIQKELCLHASKGPVQLCECNYKGQKTFAVGEEQWLHQKDQTLYNAALHMCLTGNGEHPSLASCNPSDPFQKWIFGQNN from the exons atggctttgaaaaaaacacctaaactattcaagaaattattttttcactggAAACTTTGGAAGTTTAGCATTATTGTGTTTGTctttctggtatttttatttttattacaaagagAAGTGGGTGTTCAAGATTTTAAAGATGAAGCAGGGATTGAGCCAGTTGTTGGAAAGAAAAGTCATGTATTAGGTCTCATGTTAAATGCTATGAACAATATCAAAGGTGCAAAGCcaaaaatgcagataaaagcACCTGTTAGGCAAACTAAGATTCCTGGAGAGAGACACTGTTTGCCAGGACACTATACTGCAGTGGAACTAAAACCCTTTCTAGATCGACCCCTTCAAGATCCTAATGGTCCTGGAGCCTCTGGTAAAGCATTTAAGACCATCAACTTAAattcagaagaacagaaagaaaaacagcgtggagaagaaaaacactgttttaaTGCATTTGCAAGTGATCGGATTTCTTTACACCGAGATCTTGGACCAGACACTCGACCTCCTGA ATGTATTGAACAAAAGTTTAAGCGTTGCCCGCCATTGCCAACCACAAGTATTATAATAGTTTTTCATAATGAAGCATGGTCCACTCTGCTCAGAACTGTTCACAGCGTGATGTACACATCTCCTGCCATACTGCTAAAGGAGATTATTTTGGTGGATGATGCCAGTGTAGATG aataCTTGCATGATAAACTAGATGAATATGTGAAACAGTTTCAAATAGTTAAAGTAGTCCgtcaaaaggaaaggaaaggtctCATCACTGCACGGTTGTTGGGAGCTTCAGTAGCAACAGGAGAGACCCTTACCTTTCTGGATGCTCATT GTGAATGCTTTTATGGCTGGTTAGAGCCATTATTGGCAAGAATAGCCGAGAACCCTGTTGCTGTTGTAAGCCCTGATATTGCTTCTATAGATCTCAATACTTTTGAATTCAGTAAACCATCTTCTTATGGGCATAGCCACAACAGAGGAAATTTTGATTGGAGTTTGTCATTTGGATGGGAGTCTATTcctaaacatgaaaataaaagaagaaaagatgaaaccTATCCAATTAG AACACCTACTTTTGCTGGAGGTCTCTTTTCAATATCAAGAGACTACTTTGAACTCATTGGAAGCTAtgatgaagaaatggaaatatgGGGAGGTGAAAATATAGAAATGTCTTTCAGA GTATGGCAATGTGGTGGACAGTTGGAGATCATGCCTTGCTCTGTTGTTGGCCATGTCTTTCGCAGCAAGAGTCCCCATACTTTCCCAAAAGGTACTCAAGTGATCACACGTAATCAAGTCCGCCTTGCAGAAGTCTGGATGGatgaatataaagaaatattttaccgAAGAAACACAGAGGCAGCAAAAATTGTGAAACAa aaaacatttggaGACATCTCAAAAAGACTTGATTTAAGGCAGCGTCTGCAGTGTAAAAATTTTACCTGGTATCTCAGTAATGTTTATCCAGAGGCATATGTGCCAGACCTGAATCCTTTGTTTTCTGGATAT TTAAAAAACATAGGTAACCGCATGTGTCTGGATGTTGGTGAAAATAACCATGGTGGCAAACCATTGATTATGTATTCTTGTCATGGACTTGGAGGAAATCAG taCTTTGAATATTCTGCACACCATGAAATTCGACATAACATTCAGAAGGAGCTTTGTCTGCATGCTTCGAAAGGACCTGTGCAGCTTTGCGAATGTAACTACAAAGGCCAGAAAACCTTTGCTGTTGGAGAAGAGCAATGGCTGCATCAAAAG GATCAAACTCTCTACAATGCAGCACTACATATGTGCCTTACAGGAAACGGAGAACATCCGAGTTTGGCATCCTGTAATCCATCAGACCCCTTCCAGAAGTGGATCTTTGGCCAGAACAATTAA